The following proteins come from a genomic window of Nocardioides albertanoniae:
- the xylB gene encoding xylulokinase, protein MPLVAGVDSSTQSCKVVIRDAETGALVRSGSAPHPEGTEVDPAAWWSALRSAAEAAGGLADVAAVSVGGQQHGMVCLDESGEVVRPALLWNDTRSAAGAAALNAELGPAAWAEAVGSVQVASFTATKLRWLAENEPEAAARVAAVCLPHDWLTWKLAGGGDLEALRTDRSDASGTGYYSAATGDYRRDLLKRALGRDDVVLPQVLDPSAVAGETSAGALLGPGCGDNAGAALGVGARPGDVVVSIGTSGVACAVSETPTADPTGAVAGFADATGRYLPLVATLNAARVLDATTRMLRVGHEELSQLAFEAPSGSGGLVLVPYLEGERTPDRPDARGVLHGLTLSTAEPAFLARAAVEGLLCGLADGIDALTSQGVSVDRVFLVGGGARSEAVRRLAPAVFGHPVLVPEPGEYVADGAARQAAWTLVGGEEPPTWPMAGTETFQADPDPAVRARYAEVRDLTEGVSTSAG, encoded by the coding sequence ATGCCGCTCGTCGCCGGGGTCGACTCCTCGACCCAGTCATGCAAGGTCGTCATCCGTGATGCGGAGACCGGGGCGCTCGTCCGCTCCGGCTCCGCGCCCCACCCCGAGGGCACGGAGGTGGATCCCGCCGCCTGGTGGTCGGCGCTGCGGTCGGCGGCCGAGGCCGCCGGCGGTCTCGCCGACGTCGCCGCCGTCTCGGTGGGCGGCCAGCAGCACGGGATGGTGTGCCTCGACGAGTCCGGCGAGGTCGTACGTCCCGCCCTGCTGTGGAACGACACCCGCTCCGCCGCCGGGGCCGCCGCGCTCAACGCCGAGCTGGGGCCGGCCGCCTGGGCAGAGGCTGTCGGCTCGGTGCAGGTGGCGAGCTTCACCGCTACCAAGCTGCGCTGGCTGGCCGAGAACGAGCCCGAGGCGGCGGCGCGGGTGGCTGCCGTGTGCCTGCCCCACGACTGGCTGACCTGGAAGCTCGCCGGGGGCGGTGACCTCGAGGCGCTGCGCACCGATCGCAGCGACGCCAGCGGCACCGGCTACTACTCGGCCGCGACCGGCGACTACCGGCGCGACCTGCTCAAACGTGCGCTGGGACGCGACGACGTCGTGCTGCCTCAGGTGCTCGACCCGTCGGCGGTGGCAGGGGAGACCTCGGCCGGGGCGCTGCTCGGGCCGGGCTGCGGCGACAACGCCGGTGCAGCCCTAGGCGTCGGCGCCCGGCCCGGCGACGTGGTCGTCTCGATCGGCACCTCCGGGGTGGCCTGCGCCGTCTCGGAGACCCCTACCGCCGACCCGACCGGAGCGGTGGCGGGCTTCGCCGACGCCACCGGCCGCTACCTTCCGTTGGTCGCCACCCTCAACGCCGCGCGCGTGCTCGACGCCACCACCCGCATGCTCCGGGTCGGCCATGAGGAGCTATCCCAGCTGGCCTTCGAGGCACCATCGGGATCCGGTGGCCTCGTCCTCGTGCCCTATCTCGAGGGGGAGCGCACCCCCGACCGGCCCGACGCCCGAGGCGTTCTCCACGGCCTGACCCTGTCCACCGCCGAGCCCGCCTTCCTGGCGCGCGCGGCGGTCGAGGGCCTGCTGTGCGGGCTCGCCGACGGCATCGACGCGCTGACGTCGCAGGGGGTCTCGGTCGACCGCGTCTTCCTCGTCGGCGGCGGCGCCCGCTCCGAGGCCGTACGCCGCCTGGCCCCCGCCGTCTTCGGCCATCCCGTGCTCGTCCCCGAGCCGGGGGAGTACGTCGCCGACGGTGCCGCCCGCCAAGCCGCCTGGACCCTCGTCGGCGGCGAGGAGCCACCGACGTGGCCGATGGCCGGCACCGAGACGTTCCAGGCCGACCCCGACCCCGCCGTCCGTGCCCGCTACGCCGAGGTCCGCGACCTCACCGAAGGCGTCAGCACCTCCGCTGGTTGA
- the pgsA gene encoding phosphatidylinositol phosphate synthase — translation MLDHIKGFVQGVVLAPIVRLFVALRISPDVVTLVGTIGVAVGALAFYPRGELLPGTVFITCFVFSDLIDGAMARAMGRSSKFGAFWDSTLDRIGDGAVFGGLALYFAGPGDSDLYLALSLWCLVIGAVTSYARARAESLGFTANVGIAERADRLVLVLVLTGFAGIFDLDLLIYIALWILAVASTVTVGQRVWTVRSQALAEERATAEEEAAS, via the coding sequence ATGTTGGATCACATCAAAGGCTTCGTTCAGGGAGTCGTCCTCGCGCCCATCGTCCGGTTGTTCGTGGCGCTGCGGATCAGCCCCGACGTCGTCACCCTCGTCGGCACGATCGGGGTCGCGGTCGGCGCGCTGGCGTTCTACCCGCGCGGCGAGCTGCTGCCCGGCACCGTGTTCATCACCTGCTTCGTCTTCAGCGACCTGATCGATGGCGCGATGGCGCGCGCGATGGGGCGCAGCTCGAAGTTCGGCGCCTTCTGGGACTCCACTCTCGACCGCATCGGTGACGGCGCGGTCTTCGGTGGCCTGGCGCTCTACTTCGCCGGGCCGGGCGATTCCGACCTCTATCTCGCGCTGAGCCTGTGGTGCCTGGTGATCGGCGCGGTCACCTCCTACGCCCGCGCCCGCGCCGAGTCGCTCGGCTTCACCGCCAACGTCGGCATCGCCGAACGCGCCGATCGGCTCGTCCTGGTCCTCGTGCTGACGGGCTTCGCCGGCATCTTCGACCTCGACCTGCTCATCTACATCGCTCTGTGGATCCTCGCCGTCGCCTCCACCGTCACCGTGGGGCAGCGCGTCTGGACCGTCCGCAGCCAGGCCCTCGCCGAGGAGCGGGCCACCGCAGAGGAGGAGGCAGCCTCATGA
- a CDS encoding inositol monophosphatase family protein: MTVPTEADVRLATELVREAGSLAARMRREGIGDSIETKTSVSDLVTAADKAAEKAIVERLAAEHAGDGILGEEGSARESTTGRVWTIDPVDGTYNFVRGLDWWCSALALTDGDPADADSIVLGAVYSPAEDAVYVGGPELPTTRNGEPLEAMSDLPLSLGCLTTYLHPSKLGQPAGEAYIRVARGAASIRILGSGSMDLTAIAQGKLHLFCQHSVPDWDRLPGWGLVLGAGGATTQVEAGGVLWSLAGTPTAVADATRALA; this comes from the coding sequence ATGACCGTGCCCACCGAAGCAGACGTACGCCTGGCCACCGAGCTCGTGCGCGAGGCAGGCTCGCTCGCGGCGAGGATGCGCCGCGAGGGCATCGGCGACTCGATCGAGACCAAGACGTCGGTCTCCGACCTGGTCACCGCGGCCGACAAGGCCGCCGAGAAGGCGATCGTCGAGCGGCTCGCCGCCGAGCACGCGGGCGACGGCATCCTCGGTGAGGAGGGCTCGGCCCGCGAGTCCACCACGGGCCGGGTGTGGACGATCGACCCGGTCGACGGCACCTACAACTTCGTGCGCGGCCTCGACTGGTGGTGCTCGGCCCTCGCCCTGACCGACGGCGACCCGGCCGACGCCGACAGCATCGTCCTGGGCGCGGTCTACTCGCCCGCCGAGGACGCCGTCTACGTCGGCGGCCCCGAGCTGCCCACCACCCGCAACGGTGAACCGCTCGAGGCGATGTCCGACCTGCCGCTCTCCCTGGGCTGCCTGACGACCTATCTGCACCCTTCCAAGCTGGGCCAGCCGGCCGGCGAGGCCTACATCCGCGTCGCCCGCGGAGCCGCCTCCATCCGCATCCTCGGCTCCGGCTCGATGGACCTCACCGCCATCGCCCAGGGCAAGCTCCATCTCTTCTGCCAGCACTCCGTGCCCGACTGGGACCGCCTCCCCGGCTGGGGGCTCGTGCTCGGCGCCGGCGGCGCGACGACTCAGGTCGAGGCCGGGGGAGTTCTCTGGTCCCTCGCCGGCACGCCCACCGCCGTGGCCGACGCCACCCGAGCCCTGGCCTAG